In one window of Hevea brasiliensis isolate MT/VB/25A 57/8 chromosome 10, ASM3005281v1, whole genome shotgun sequence DNA:
- the LOC110665675 gene encoding protein FAR1-RELATED SEQUENCE 5-like: MINAGISTKHAYAYLSKEVGGSECVGFTKRDCYNYVNKQKMVLIEAGDSQSLINHFKHRMSGDAMYVYTVQVDQENRMTNFFWRDGRSRIDYDCFGDVVVFDTTYRTNRYNLICAPFVVVNHHWQNCMFGCAFLLDETTDSFIWLFTSFLESMGGKAPKTIITDQDQAISNVIAKVFPNTRHQLCLWHISKNAPSHLGSYNSNPEFRRLFYKCLQGCETEAEFQATWDKMIDEFSGLRNHKWLNNLYKIREKWCMALNNDVFSGGFKSSQRSESTNNVLNGIANKSISLTKFVLSFEDVVARWRSEEASEDYNCKKGLPSLAIRNSGILNHAAKVYTNKIFKLFQNELLNGIATNWSEIACHDNVYSFEVVGEWGNSRTRTVHFNASTMDISCTCKKFQSMGLLCSHALKIFIVKNVTKIPDNYILRRWTKDAKKRMIEYVQGESHANDEETATIFHNNLMKLSYDIIMRSQGNEATRQFCRDALRKLDIDINRELTRLQLSENDATTENQIIDSFNEDDESDPILDPPRVKRKGVSNARLKGHFEKRKTKARKESKNSGKIMQSNVKESSQIGSERSSQYACSILVGGREVFPKHHITFFSILVTVYATVHAVKKVNFYIFSAILG; encoded by the exons ATGATCAATGCAGGCATAAGTACCAAGCATGCTTATGcttatttgtctaaagaagttggGGGAAGTGAGTGTGTTGGTTTCACCAAAAGAGATTGCTATAACTATGTTAATAAGCAAAAGATGGTTTTGATTGAAGCAGGTGATTCTCAAAGTTTAATAAATCATTTCAAACATAGAATGAGTGGTGATGCGATGTATGTGTACACAGTTCAAGTTGATCAGGAGAATAGAATGACAAATTTTTTTTGGCGAGATGGGAGATCAAGAATTGATTATGATTGTTTTGGTGATGTGGTTGTTTTTGACACCACTTATCGCACAAATAGATATAATTTAATTTGTGCGCCATTTGTTGTGGTTAATCACCATTGGCAAAATTGCATGTTTGGTTGTGCATTCTTGCTAGATGAAACTACAGATTCCTTTATATGGCTATTTACCTCATTCTTAGAATCAATGGGAGGGAAAGCACCAAAAACAATCATCACTGATCAAGATCAAGCAATATCCAATGTCATTGCTAAAGTGTTTCCTAATACTAGACATCAGTTATGTTTATGGCATATTTCAAAGAATGCTCCTTCTCATTTGGGTAGTTACAATTCAAATCCTGAATTTCGTAGGCTTTTCTATAAATGTTTACAAGGTTGTGAAACAGAGGCTGAATTCCAAGCAACATGGGATAAAATGATAGATGAATTTAGTGGTCTTAGAAACCATAAAtggttaaataatttatataaaattcgtGAAAAGTGGTGTATGGCTTTGAATAATGATGTATTTTCAGGTGGATTTAAATCATCTCAAAGAAGTGAAAGCACAAATAATGTATTGAATGGTATTGCAAACAAATCAATTTCACTTACAAAATTTGTGCTTTCATTTGAGGATGTAGTGGCAAGGTGGCGTTCTGAAGAAGCAAGTGAAGATTATAATTGTAAAAAAGGTTTGCCTTCTCTTGCCATTAGGAATAGTGGCATTTTGAATCATGCAGCAAAGGTTTATACtaacaaaattttcaagttatttcaGAATGAGTTGCTTAATGGGATTGCAACAAATTGGTCAGAAATTGCTTGTCATGATAATGTTTACTCTTTTGAAGTAGTGGGAGAGTGGGGAAACTCAAGGACAAGAACTGTGCATTTTAATGCTTCTACTATGGATATTAGTTGCACCTGTAAGAAATTTCAGTCTATGGGATTATTGTGCTCACAtgcattaaaaatttttattgtcAAGAATGTGACCAAGATACCagataattatattttaaggAGATGGACTAAAGATGCAAAGAAAAGGATGATTGAATATGTGCAAGGAGAATCTCATGCAAATGATGAGGAGACTGCAACCATTTTTCATAATAATTTGATGAAGCTTTCTTATGATATTATAATGAGAAGCCAAGGAAATGAAGCTACTAGACAATTTTGTCGAGATGCACTTCGGAAATTGGACATTGATATTAACAGGGAGCTAACAAGACTTCAATTAAGTGAAAATGATGCAACAACAGAGAATCAGATTATTGATTCATTTAATGAAGATGATGAGAGTGATCCTATTTTAGATCCTCCACGAGTTAAGCGGAAAGGTGTTTCAAATGCAAGATTAAAGGGTCATTTTGAAAAGAGAAAGACCAAAGCCAGAAAAGAATCAAAAAATTCag GAAAAATCATGCAATCAAATGTTAAAGAGTCTTCACAAATTGGCAGTGAGAGATCTTCACAGTATGCCT GCAGCATTCTAGTTGGTGGAAGAGAAGTTTTTCCCAAGCATCATATTACTTTCTTTAGT ATTTTGGTTACTGTAtatgctactgttcatgctgttAAAAAGGTCAATTTCTACATTTTTTCTGCAATTCTTGGTTGA
- the LOC110635444 gene encoding disease resistance protein RPV1 has protein sequence MNTVLYTKPSNMASSSSSSSSKHDVFLSFRGKATRYNFTSHVYGNLCEKGIRTFMDDRLERGEEIEPAIIKAIKEAEVSVIIFSNNYADSPWCLDELVMILKCRDEQLQDVIPVFYHVDPDDVREQKNSFGEALAKHKRHFQGNPDKVQKWRTALTKAANIDGKDLTEAT, from the coding sequence ATGAACACAGTATTGTACACAAAACCatccaatatggcttcttcttcttcttcttcttcttctaaacATGATGTGTTCCTTAGTTTTAGAGGTAAAGCTACCCGATACAATTTTACTAGCCATGTCTACGGTAATTTGTGTGAAAAAGGAATTAGGACATTTATGGATGATAGACTTGAAAGAGGGGAAGAGATTGAGCCAGCAATCATAAAAGCAATTAAAGAGGCTGAAGTTTCAGTTATTATTTTCTCAAACAATTATGCTGATTCTCCATGGTGCTTGGATGAACTTGTGATGATCTTGAAGTGCAGGGACGAACAACTACAGGACGTAATTCCTGTATTCTACCATGTTGATCCAGATGATGTAAGGGAACAAAAAAATAGTTTTGGCGAGGCATTAGCTAAGCACAAGCGGCATTTCCAGGGCAATCCTGATAAGGTGCAAAAGTGGAGAACTGCATTGACAAAAGCCGCCAATATTGACGGGAAGGATTTGACTGAGGCCACGTAA